CATTTAACCTCCAAAATTAATAAGATggagtaaaaaataaataaattaattaaataataataataataataattgacgTTGAAAGTGATAGTGATTATCCTAAAGACGGATAAGAAAAAGTATttataaaggaaataaaaattgaaaaaaaaaccaAAGAGAATTATTGTCCTTaagattttctaaaaaaataattcaataacAAAATATAATTTCTCAAACAGCTGTTTCATAGATAAATTATAATTCATAAATACatgaaatatcaaaattttaaaattattaaaaatagcaaaaaaaaatattcaacccGTTAAAATTCGAAAGGTAGGATCACGCATTATTTGGCCGTCTTCGCCGTGAACCTGAGGCTTAGGGTTCATAGATAGGCTAATTCCTCCACCATGTTAATTTCCATGAAAATGAAATGCTTTGGCTGCTGAAGGTACAACATGCTCTGCTCTGAAGCAGAGGCTACACTGTTCGAGCTCGCCTTTAGCCCACAAAACTTCACAAGCATTGACAGGGAAACACTTTCCCCTTTTGATCACTTTAGCGACTTCATTTCCTGCAAAAAGCTTCAAACTTTTAGGTTCAGTTACTCATGTTCTCATGCTCGAAGACAGCGACACGATTTCAACCAGCACACTTTCTCAGACTACTCTCTcctctctcctcctcctcctcttcgtcctctTCGACCTGAGCCAAACCAGACAAAAGCTTCCAaccttttgtcttcttcttctgccCTCTTCCAATTTCAGACAAAGTCGAACGCACATCCACGAATGGAAGAATGGTTTCAGGGAGAAAGGAAGAAAGAAACGAGTTGACGATGAGTGAATTGGATGGCTGTTTATGCAATtcagaaataaaaatttgatcttgAGCGAAAACAGAGAAGAGATGGATGATCGCGTGGAATCTGAtcgcttctctctctctctctctctctttattgGGAATTATGGGCTTCGATTTTGAGTAAAGTTGCTGGGTTTGATTGCTTGCGGAGCTACCTGAGACTGCAGATGTCCCAGAGCTTCTTCCTCGCCTCGACGATCTCGTCGAGGAAGTCGTCGAGCTGGCCGGCGATGTTGTCGATGCCGGAGCGGAGAAGGGCGAGGCAGGCACTCAGGTGCTCCGCTCTGTCCTGCGGGTTTTCTCCGCCGCCGGTCCTCTCGAGGTGCTCCCTCAAGTCCTCCACGCCGGCCTTGGAGCGCCGGAACTCCTGCGCCAGCGGCCCGGTGCGGCTGCCGGCGCTGTCGATCTCGGCCGCCACCCTCTGCTGCAGCCTGACGATCGACGCCATGTAGCCGGGTTCGAGGGCGGCGCAGCTGTCGCCGGCGGAGGTGGCTGCTCGGCAGCCGGGCCACCAGCAGACGAGTCCCCAGAGCAGCGCCGCGAGGAGGAAGGAGCTCACGTTGCTCATCGCGTGGAGCACGCCGCGGAATCCGTTGAATCCGTGGAGCTTCGACTCCGACGGCGCCGTCTCGTTGAAGCGGAGCGACAGCGGCTCGATCCGCGTCTCCATCAGCACTCTGTTCTCCTCCTCCAGCCCCGCCGCCGCTCGCCGGCAAGCAGACACCGCCCTCGCCGCCTGCAATGCAGCACCACCTCATTAAAAATCCGACCTTTAACGTCGAACCGCATCAAAAACCCGATCTTTACGACCCCAAAAACCTGGCGGAGGAGTTGCGGATTGATCTGGCGGCGCTCCACGGCGGCCACCAAGTCCGCTCCCGCGGCGCAGTAGTTCTCCATCCCTGCGACGCCGAGCTTGAGCACATGACAAACCTCCCAGATGCGCGCGCTCTCGTCCATGTACTCGTCCAGCCAC
This region of Zingiber officinale cultivar Zhangliang chromosome 9A, Zo_v1.1, whole genome shotgun sequence genomic DNA includes:
- the LOC122018616 gene encoding uncharacterized protein LOC122018616 isoform X1; its protein translation is MKPASGAVNGFYAFLAHGVEELASGGESSSGFMSLQFLQGCVALLRAAHLQLAGLVQKLRLPPGEKWLDEYMDESARIWEVCHVLKLGVAGMENYCAAGADLVAAVERRQINPQLLRQAARAVSACRRAAAGLEEENRVLMETRIEPLSLRFNETAPSESKLHGFNGFRGVLHAMSNVSSFLLAALLWGLVCWWPGCRAATSAGDSCAALEPGYMASIVRLQQRVAAEIDSAGSRTGPLAQEFRRSKAGVEDLREHLERTGGGENPQDRAEHLSACLALLRSGIDNIAGQLDDFLDEIVEARKKLWDICSLRK
- the LOC122018616 gene encoding uncharacterized protein LOC122018616 isoform X2; amino-acid sequence: MKPASGAVNGFYAFLAHGVEELASGGESSSGFMSLQFLQGCVALLRAAHLQLAGLVQKLRLPPGEKWLDEYMDESARIWEVCHVLKLGVAGMENYCAAGADLVAAVERRQINPQLLRQAARAVSACRRAAAGLEEENRVLMETRIEPLSLRFNETAPSESKLHGFNGFRGVLHAMSNVSSFLLAALLWGLVCWWPGCRAATSAGDSCAALEPGYMASIVRLQQRVAAEIDSAGSRTGPLAQEFRRSKAGVEDLREHLERTGGGENPQDRAEHLSACLALLRSGIDNIAGQLDDFLDEIVEARKKLWDICSLR